The nucleotide sequence GATGCCAGCCCATCTCCATCCTGTTCACTTGAGGGGTATGGAGATTTCGGAGTTCTACTGAAATCTGTCCTAAGAGTCTTCAAGCTTTCTTCCACCTCAGAAATTTGCTCCGCTATAGCTCTAATGAATTGCCTAAATTTTAAGATTGCATTTTCCCTAGAAGTTGACTTATCAGAGAATGCAGCTGCATTCACCTCCCTCTCAAATTGCTCCAACTGCCAGAGTTAGGAAAATAAAAGTCTTAGAAGAAATGCAGAAAGAAGCAGATTAACTCAGAAACATGGATAAATGGACTAGCATGGTCAAATATGGAAAGCTTGATTGTTTGAACCTGCCACTTGGTAGTTCCGAGAGCAGTAACCACATCTCTCTCATACTGTATCGGTGCATGAAGTTTTGCATCTGAAGTGTCATCTTGTATAACTTTCTTTTCATGCAAAAGCAAGCGGTAGACACCGTCCATCCTGTACAGCAACCCAACCAAAATTAAATCCAGCGAGTACAGTCAGCAAACTGCACAACATACGCTCCATGCTAATTAAAAAATATAAGTACACTGGAGGAACTCTTAACACTGTACCACATAACCTCTAGGAAACTGGGGGAACTCTTAAAACTGTACGTGCTTGCATACTAGTACATAATTCTGAGGCAGCATTTATAAGTACCTCTTTATGAGAAAACATAATATTTTCAGGTATGATGACTGGGTCAAAGCTTGGTGTGTTTCTGTGCTTATATTTCTTGCTATAACCTTTTCTAACAAGAGATTCCTAATTGAAGGATTGCCAGCTGTTCTCATGCTAACTGGAACAGACCATCCATGCTAATTGTAGGATTGCCAGCTGCTCTCATGCTAACTGGAACAGACCATTCATGGAAATTCAGAGATTAAGAGTCCTTACATAAAATATCATGTTAGTTGGGAGAAAAACAAGAAAACTGTAACAACTAGTTTATTATAATTTCTTTAGATCGATGTGATGCACAGTAATTGCAGGATACAAGAAGCATATGGAATTATGGAGAAAGAAGCACTCCCTCTGTAAAGGAATATAAGaccttacagagggagtacttatcaAGAGAAATCCTAAAAATACTAGAGAACCTCTGTAAACGTGGAGGCACAGGCTGATTGCTAGCTTGTACCACATTAGCAAAGCTGTTTCGCTTTCTGTCATAAGGTAAGCTATATATATGATTGAACAGAAGGCGTGCACCAAAACCTAATTTGACAGCAATAAACTACTGCAGGTGCATCTATAACTCAATAGATAAGCTACAGAAACCTGCCAGTAATTTCTCATCGAAGACAACCATGATACTTTGGGAATTCACCAAAAACATGGACCTAGCCTATTGGTCGCAAATGCCAGTCCAGGCAGAAACAATCACGTCGATAGATTCCCGAGCTCCGGAACTGGCGCCACATGCTCAGAACCCGCACCGAATTCTCCACAATGCGGCGGCGAATCCGGCGAGACAAGCAACCGAAGCTCCCACGCGCGGAATTCCACCAGCGGGCAGCAGATCACGAAAGGAGGCGGAGAGAAGGAGCCGAACCTGTCGGCGGAGTCCTGCACGCACTCGGCCGCGGGGAAGAGTGGATCCGACTCCCAGCGCCCGAAGCCCTCCGCCATGGAGCGAGCGGGATCCGGCCGGCCCGCGACGAGCGGATTCGAATCCGCGGGAGCGGGGGAGGACGACGACGGGCACGCTGGCGCTGGAGCGCGAGGGGAGAGATTCTCTTCTCCGGTTGGTGGATTTCGGGCTCTGGACTGGTTTTCTGTTGCGTTCCTCCTGCTCCCCCCTTCCCCTTTTCCTCTTTCGTGCGCCGTCTAACGGGTGGCTGCTTTGCGGATGAGCCCCCGTGGCAGCGCAAAATTGCGCGTTCGGGACCTGCAAAGGCCAATGAGTTGCGCGTGCTGCGTGCGCGTCAGTTGCAGCTTAAAATAGGCGCCTACCTGAGCTGCCTCGACCACCATCCCTATCCATGTGATTCACGATTCAGGCATACTTGGTCGTGACAAAGCAAGAGAAAATGTCGAGATAATGCTACATACGGTAGTTCAAAACCTCGTCGTCTAACAACCTCTTGTCCTGAATTCTTCATCTGATCTTATTTGAACACAACACGAGATCAAGGCTCGATGTAACCCAGCGATCCAGGCGCGTTTCCAGCACGAGAATGTCACAAGAATCAGCTTATTTCCCGCAGGAACAAAGAAGTTCCAAACAGGGCCATGCGATGGCTTAGAAGAGACCGCCATGGATGGTTACACGCTGACAAAGATAGGTTTTCATATGCAGTCTAATGCTATCACACACACAGTCTATCGCCTAAAGCTTGCAACGAAACAAAACAAAGAGCCTACTGCTAGAGGAACTGAGAAGCTCATGACACTGGAAAAAATGCTTTAGCCTCTGGAAAACCCTGGACGCCCTTTCCGCTGTAGGAACTCGGGAACCTGCAGCTTCGGGCCTTCGTCCTGGGAAGATGAAGAGAACCTGGAGCTGCGGCCGCGGTTAACATCGCCTCCAGCCTGAGCATCCAGGATTTACATTAGAACACTGGGCGCGGAAGTGAGCAGAAAGTAGTCGGTGGGATGCAAGAGGGTGTACCTGCGCGGGTCGGACTTCACTTTCCTCCTGGCGCTTGAATCCAGTTGCAATCAAAGTTATGCTCACCTGAAAGGGGTTTCATGTTATTAGCCTGTGGATGATGCCATGCGTTTGTTTACCAGGGTGTGTTTTAACGGTCTTTGAATTGTACAATATGGTTTACTTGATTAAAAGTAAATGCAATTTTCATATCTCTCGCTGGGCGAGAAGACTCTTGTGACGGGCGCTGATTACTTACCTGACCAGTATATGATGGGTCTATGACAGACCCAAATATTAGATTTGCACCAGGATCGACGAGATCATATATCACTTCAGCTGCTGCATTCACCTATAAAGAGGATGACCAAATATATGATGGGTTCAGGCCAAAAGTAATTCAAAAATTTAGTGACGCTCTTCCATGTTAGCAGCAGGCTCAGTGCAAGCTCCAAGTTACAAAGGAATCAGGCCTGATTTAGAAATGAGGCCTTCTAAATTAACTTAGCTTATAAAAACAAATAGATTTGCTTAgcttgttatgtactccctccgtccggaaatacttgtcggagaaatgtctaaaaatgaatgtatctagaactaaaatacatctagatgcatccattcctccgacgagtatttctggacggagggagtaggtcatATAAACTATTAAGCATATAACTTCAACAAGCCGTTCTGTCTAACAGAGATTGTGCGTATGATACCTCTGTCAATGTTAGGTCACTCCCTCCGGTGATATTCCACACAATTCCTGTTGCCCTTTCAATACCAATATCAAGTAGAGGAGACTGTATGGCATTGAGTGCAGCATCTCTTGCTCGTGTCTTACCTGCAGATAGGCCAACAGAAACAGCAGGACAAAAGAGAGAGGGTAAGCAGTTGTTGGTGTGGCTGTTGGCATGCTATGATGTCCAGAAATGCAATCTAAGCATGATTAGGAGTCAATATAACTGCATAAAGCCACACAGAACTGACAAATATATATATACTGCTGCACAAGTAATAGTGAAACTTGTGGTTAGTTACATGACTTTCGACGGAGAAAATCAAGTAATTAACTACATTCCATTTATGTTATTAGCACAATATCCTCAGGAGTTTCACAACAAGCattaactctatatgaatgcaagGCAGTATACATGTGCATGCAGCATTTGATGTTGAACAAATAAGGTCCCCTGAAATTTAACCTGTTGCTGTTCCAATTCCCATCAAGGATGAACCTGCATCTGACATAACTGATCGTACATCAGCAAAGTCAACATTGACCAAACCTGGCACCTGCAAGCAAAAAAAGGTAGCAGCAAATCACATGTTTAGCTGCATATATCAGGCAACTCTAGTCAGAGTAAATATGTTGACAAAAACATGGGCTAAAGATATATGAACTTTCAGACTCGTGCAAATGGCATAACAAGCAGACAGGCAGTGAATGTTGTGTAAAGATAATAGCTAGAAACAATGGAGAAACAAAGTGCAGTATTCAACAATGGGATTCTACTTTTATCCTGTTCCAGCTAACTGGGTATACATAATGGTAAAAATTAAGATACGATGATGTAGTTTGGATATTCCAAAGAAGTGTATATAATGTTGGGTCAAGAAAGAACTAGGAATCAGTAATAATTTAAACCCGGTGCATAGTGTGAAGGTGATGATTTTGGTACATAAAAAAAATGCTGAACAAGGAAATGGTCAAAGGAGATTGTTAATCCATAAGCACATGAGTGTGTAAACTATAAACCAAACTTGGTTCACTTAAGACATCACATGCCACCTCTTTGAAATCATATTTGACAAATGTAAAATAGCTAACATGGGGCATAGCATATTATCTTACAGTGATGATATCTGAGATTCCACGGACACCTTGCCGGAGAATATCATCTGCCAAATTAAAGGCTTCTGTCACAGGAGTATTTGGAGAAACAGCAGTCAGCAACTTATCATTTGGGATTACGATCAGTGTATCAACATTGCTTCTCAAGGCCGCAATTCCTTCTTGTGCCTGGAGTGCCCGCCTTCTTCCCTCAAATGAAAACGGAGTCGTCACGATTCCGACAGTTAATATACCCATAGACTTTGCGATCCCTGCTATAACAGGCGCTCCACCAGTGCCTGTTCCACCTCCCATTCCAGCCTGTAAAATGGATTTGAAGGTTCAAAGGCGACCAATAGAGCATATCAATTATCAAATTCCTTGCAGTCAAAGCACAGAAATGATTATATTTGGGTAAATTAATAAGTACTCCAACTTAACATGTCTATCTAGGATATCGTTACTCTCAAGTAAGATCAATTCCTGATGTGTTCTAAAATCTCTATATTAGATGACAAGCAAGGTGTTGCAGTTCACAAATTCTACATCAATTAAGCAACAGCAAAAGCATGATTTGCACAAGCAGCTGGACATACCGTGACAAAAACCATATCAGCTCCAGACACTGCCTTTTCTACCAACTCCTGGCTTTCCTTGGCTGCATTCATGCCGATTTCTGGGTTCCCACCAGCACCAAGACCTCTTGTCAGTTCCTGGCCAATCGGCAGCCTATTTGCCGGGTCAATGGGTGACATCCTCATAGCCTGGAAATCAGTGTTCACGATCCAGAATTCCACCCCCTTCATGGAGCTCTCAATCATCCTGTTCACGGCGTTGGAGCCGGCGCCTCCAACCCCAATGACTTTAATCCGGGGCTCGTTGTAGCGGTAGGCGATAGAAGCGTCTGCTAGCGGTAAGGTTTCAATGGCTTTCCCGATACCCTGCTCCTTGCTGGGGGCAGCAACTGCACCATTATCCTCTCCATAGAGCATCGAGATCTCGGGGTGGAGGTCGTACATGGTGTCCTTGGGGGTGCGCCGCGGCCCAGATTGGCGCGAGTTTGCGGAGCATTCGAATCGGCCAGGGCAACCGGAAAACCGCCTCTTCCTCAGGAACTGCGTCGCGCTGACACCACGAAATGTCTTCCCAGCCGGCGGCGGATCCAGATGGCGAGCGGGGTGTGCACCGGCACACCCGAAACTTGTGGAGAAGCTCATACCTCGAAACGGATGTCCGAGATTGCGGACGGGGTGGAGACGGACGGCGGGGGCGCGGTGAGGTGGAGCGCGGACGGCGATGGAGGTGGACGGTGCTGCGGTAGGCCGGCGGCTCTAGGGCACGGGCCGCCTTTGGGTCGGCCGGCAGCTTGGGGTAGGTCAGAGGAGCAAAGGTGATGGTGGTGGGGGCGGAAAACCCTTTGCTGTTTTTCTTCAGCAAAAAAAATGGAGAGTGTGGCCGCGGAAGCGATAGATTTTGATGGTTCGGATTCGTTGGCTGGGTGGATGGAGGGCGCAGATTTGATGATTTCGAATCCAAGGAAACACGTGATTACCGAGTCCATGGAGATGGATGCCCTAACAGCATACCAAATCCGATTCAAAGACATCTTAAAAGAATCGATGTCAAGAGATGTTTTTTGTGCGAACTGAGCATAGCTCGTAGCTGAGATGAATGAATAAGTTCCTTGTGGTGGAACCATGCCACCCGGGATTAAATTCTAGATTTGACACTGGTGTACACACTTTTTGAATTTGTGTTCAGACTTTTCTGTGATGTTCGTTCGGTGGGAAGAGATGTTCTCATCGACTTATGAGGCGCCTATGATGACTTCTTCAATCTTAAAATATTGTGTCGACTCAGTACTGTATCCTGGAGATGCTCATAGGGATGGATGTGTGTGCCTGCGTGCATTCATAAGGATGACTGTATGTGAGTGTCTGCGcttgtactgtgttcaaaaaagaTATTTTTTGTGCATCTTTTCTTTTGAGAAAAACATACATATATGTGATTGATTATCATGGGTATGGTTAATTTTTGTGCAAGGCTCTATTGGTTCGATTAAACCAAAACCTTGTTTCTTAACTAAGGCAAATGTTTTCTATTATTGTGCTACATCAACATTTCTCTTCGGAAAAATCCAACAACTCGTATAGGAGTAGTTGGTAGCAAGCAcaatctttccctactaataaagcacggagtgcttctgGTGGTACGTCATTAGTGTTTTTGCGAAAGAGCCCCTCTGTTTCTTTGAAATAAACCCGCAGTCCCTGCTTAAGTGACTAAAAACGTTTCATGTTTAAAAAAAGACCCTGCGTTTCTCGAGTGTTCAACCCACGATGGAGAACTGCTGCAGGGGCTGGAGCTTGCAGGGAGTGATTTATGCGCGACTGGGGTTGGGAAGGCGAATCCAGAGGGGGGCGGCGAGGCACTGGTCGCCGGTGGCGACGAGGAAGGCCGGAGCGTGGATTCCTGGGCAGATCCATGGCATCCACGACTCCGGGGCAGAAAGGAGACATGGAGGTGAgggagagaagaagaaagaaaggagggGCGGTGCAGTTCAGACGAGAGGGCGGCCTcctgcagcagcagcgcgagcagaAGGTGCGGCGGCACGGTGCGGCGGCGCGGTGCAGGGTGTCGTCGTGGCATTGGTGGCCACAGGCGTCATGGAGACGGAGGTAGAGCGGCTCGGGCAGGGTGGCACGATGCAGCAGGAGAGGAGGAGCATAGAGGCGAGGTAAGGAAGAGCGAGGCCGACGGCGAGgcagcctcgccggcgttgggcgGAGCCGATGGGTGTCGGGCATCGGGCGCGCTCCTGCGGCGCCTCCCCTGACGGCGCAAGGTGGGGGAAGGATCGATCGGGATAGAGGAGCGAGGGGTTCGATCGAGCTAGGTTAGGTTAAGGTGCGactgggctgggccttggcccaaatGGGCTGGCTGGGTTAGTTGCTAGGCtggtctttctctctctccctatcTCCCAATTCGCCTCCTTTTCTATTTACTAAACATAAATGGAGACAGAGTAAAAAGGACAGAGGGATAGGAATGGTGTTTTGGCAAGTTGTTATTTTCCTGGACTCgaaaaaatgtgcttgttccaagAAAATTAGAAGTGGGCAATGCAAGGTTTAAATTCAAActaatttgaatttaattcaaatgtgcTTGAACTAGGAATAGGTTTTAGACATGTCCAAAATTTATGataattttgttgagcttggtaaagtgataaaagaattattggcaaaGTTTGGGGACTAAACTTGAAGTAGAAAAAGGCATGGGATTTTTGGAGTGGCTCAAAAGGAATTTGGAAATGCAATTGCATAAAATATAAGGATGGCTCAAATGATTTTTGAAAATGTTCATAGTTTTTAATTTGGTGCAACTTATTTAATGACATTGAAATGAAGATGCAAAAGGAAAAACATTATAAATATGGAAGTTAGTGGAAGTATGGAATTTATTGGTTAACAgatcaaaaataaaacaagggtGGAATCATAAGTAGGCGACGTATCATGCTGAAATGGAGAAGCCCGTCTTTGGCACCGGTCAATGACTCATGAGGAGGACTTAAAAAATATTCGCAATTTTGAAAACAATTATTCAGAAAATAAAGAAATCATGATTTTTTAGAAAGTTTgcatattaaaaaatgttaatgaaattgaagAAAATTCCGCTAATTCAAAACAATCTTAAAAAtggaaaaatatcctaaaaattcaaaaactgctcgtgacttacaaaataatttatttattataaaatgttcgttgtttcaaagaataatcatgcatttcaaaaaatgttcattaaatcgAAAAATGATTGGTAAATTAAAAAATGTCCGTGAATTTCACAAATTATTCCACCAATTTCCAACAAAATATCCgtcgattctagaaatgttcgccAATTCAAGAATATTGTTTAAAAGAATGTTCAGAATTTAAAAATAgtgtttgcaaatagtataaaacgttcatgaattcaaaaaaattcttgattttagaaaatgttcaaaaaattagaagtcacGGTTTCAGATATGTGTacgagttttaaaaaatgttcatgatttcgaaAACTGTTCATGATTTCATGAAATTGAGGGTCATAGTGTATTTCGGTGATGCAACAAAATGTAGTCATGGCCGTTGAAGGTTATGgttttttctctcccgttgcaacgcacgggcccttttgctagtatcaTATAAGTAAAGACAACAGACAAATAACCATGAGTGAAGAGTTAGGGTTAAGGATAACTGAAACTCTGAAGAGAAGAATGTATCACGATGTTCACTTTTTTGGAGGGCAGCTAGTCACCGTTGGAGGGGCAAATGTTACCTACCACGAGGGCGCACCAACGCCACGAAGGTTCACTCTATTCTCCTTGTGGCAATACCATGAAGGCGTTTCTCAAGTGGCACACCTTTAGGTggtctccaaaccttcacaaactttccaaAGGTTATCACAATGAATAATTCATCTCTGAAGAACTCCTACCACCTAGAGGtgtccaacctccaagagtaacaaaattaagggaggaaatgctcaagacttgctcaaatcatgatTTTCTTTGGTCAAAAGAGGGAaagggagtggatctatcacttggtgGAGTTTCTCTCAAGAAATCTCACAAACGCCTCCGGGATCTAGGATTAGGTGTAGAAGATAGTGAGAGGGAGCACTTTACATCCTGTTTGAGACTGCTCTGCTCCTTAAAATTTAGCTCCGCTCCAGAAAATGCAAGCCAAACGGGGTAGCTCCACGATATGCCGCTCCACAAAAAAACTAGAGTCTAGGGTACAACTCTCAGTTTTTATGGAGCTCTTCAAGGGGTGCTCCAAAAAACTTTAGAAGTTGGAGTTGGGGggaaattacccaccactgccaccaaTAAGTGGATACCCCTTCGTTTCTCCCCCCTCATCCAATCAAATAGATCCTTTCCACCAGATCTCCCATTCTTGAAGTTGGAGTTAGATGGAAGCCAAACATTCTCTTTGATAGTGCTACAAGTTCTGTATGAAACTGCTCCAAAGTGGATTTGGtggagtcactacaaaaaaatacacttccgtgatgatacgtgtttgtcacagtaggtcgcgttttttgtcatgcatgtacatccatgacgattttatcacagaatcaagatagtcatacatgtgctgttgtagaagtgtgttgggaacgttgcagaaaataaaaaaattctacggttcaccaagatcaatctatggagtcatctagcaacgagagagaggagtgcatctatatacccttgtagatcgcgagcggaagcgttcaagagaacggggttgagggagtcgtactcgtcgtgatccaaatcaccgaagatcctagtaccgaacggacggcacctccacgttcaacacacgtacggctgggaagacgtctcctccttcttgatccagcaagggggggagaagaggttgatggagatccagcagcacgacggcgtggtggtggaagtagcggggatctcggcagggcttcgccaagctcagcgagagggagaggtgttacggggaagagggaggcgccatggactagggtgcggctgccctccctccccctctttatatagggggcctagggggtgcgccagccccctagagatcccatctctagggtgGCGGCCTAGGGGGGgcacttgccccccaagtcaagtggggcgccccccacccctagggtttccaaccctaggcgcaggggaggcccaggggggcgcaccagcccaccaggggctggttcccttccctcttcagcccacggggccctacgggataggtggacccaccctGTGAACCctggggacccttccggtggtcccggtacaataccggtgacccccgaaactttcccggtggccaaaactggacttcctatatagaattcttcacctccgggactccgaacaactttcgggttaccgcatactaatatctctacaaccctagcatcaccgaaccttaagtgtgtagaccctacgggttcgggaatcacacagacatgaccgagacagctctccggccaataaccaacagtgggatatggatacccatgttggctcccacatgttccacgatgatctcatc is from Triticum aestivum cultivar Chinese Spring chromosome 1B, IWGSC CS RefSeq v2.1, whole genome shotgun sequence and encodes:
- the LOC123134978 gene encoding cell division protein FtsZ homolog 2-2, chloroplastic, translated to MSFSTSFGCAGAHPARHLDPPPAGKTFRGVSATQFLRKRRFSGCPGRFECSANSRQSGPRRTPKDTMYDLHPEISMLYGEDNGAVAAPSKEQGIGKAIETLPLADASIAYRYNEPRIKVIGVGGAGSNAVNRMIESSMKGVEFWIVNTDFQAMRMSPIDPANRLPIGQELTRGLGAGGNPEIGMNAAKESQELVEKAVSGADMVFVTAGMGGGTGTGGAPVIAGIAKSMGILTVGIVTTPFSFEGRRRALQAQEGIAALRSNVDTLIVIPNDKLLTAVSPNTPVTEAFNLADDILRQGVRGISDIITVPGLVNVDFADVRSVMSDAGSSLMGIGTATGKTRARDAALNAIQSPLLDIGIERATGIVWNITGGSDLTLTEVNAAAEVIYDLVDPGANLIFGSVIDPSYTGQVSITLIATGFKRQEESEVRPAQAGGDVNRGRSSRFSSSSQDEGPKLQVPEFLQRKGRPGFSRG